The following are from one region of the Aquirufa lenticrescens genome:
- a CDS encoding helix-turn-helix domain-containing protein translates to MFVFSGTIQQFPYLYRTAAPLTFLVPPLGYLYVRSVLYNEKKWQAYDFLHLLPFLFFLINYLPFFLSPLDYKVEIVMKTIQDKNFGIEKQLGFLPESVFYLFRPIQATLYIIFQWRLILTFNRNNPNQTISDQLKRVTRWLSTFTLASSGFLVAFFIVLVLYFTQENLFTSSELTLIPNIILVISHFAVFTYLLINPQVLTGLPFIRYKETPSSLVENETVKVPFILENYSKEIKVLEKYFQTQKTYLQPNLAISQVAVETQIPNRDLSYIINNYYQKRFNDYLNEMRLTHFLSQIDANTLDNLTIEAIAFDSGFSSKTSFYRAFNRFYGCTPSEYLETLKTPN, encoded by the coding sequence ATGTTCGTTTTCTCGGGCACGATACAGCAATTTCCTTATTTGTATAGAACAGCCGCTCCATTGACCTTTTTAGTACCACCACTAGGTTATCTGTACGTTAGGAGTGTCTTATACAATGAGAAAAAGTGGCAAGCTTATGATTTTCTACACTTATTACCCTTCCTGTTTTTTCTGATTAATTATTTGCCCTTTTTCCTAAGTCCACTCGATTACAAAGTAGAGATTGTGATGAAGACCATTCAGGACAAAAATTTTGGCATCGAAAAACAATTAGGATTTTTACCTGAAAGTGTATTCTATCTATTCAGACCTATTCAAGCCACTCTATACATCATTTTTCAATGGCGCCTCATTTTAACTTTCAATAGAAATAACCCTAATCAAACTATATCGGACCAACTTAAACGGGTTACACGTTGGTTAAGTACTTTTACTCTAGCTTCTTCTGGCTTCCTTGTGGCTTTTTTCATTGTTCTTGTCCTGTATTTTACGCAGGAAAATTTGTTTACTAGTTCTGAATTAACGCTTATCCCGAACATAATTTTAGTCATATCTCATTTTGCCGTATTCACCTATTTATTGATTAATCCCCAAGTATTGACCGGTTTACCTTTCATTCGCTACAAGGAAACACCTTCTAGTCTGGTTGAAAATGAAACAGTAAAAGTTCCGTTTATTCTTGAAAATTACTCTAAAGAGATTAAAGTTTTGGAGAAGTATTTCCAAACCCAAAAGACTTATTTACAACCTAATTTAGCCATTAGTCAAGTAGCTGTGGAAACCCAAATCCCGAATCGAGACCTGTCTTATATTATCAACAATTATTACCAAAAGCGCTTCAATGATTATTTAAACGAAATGCGCTTAACTCATTTCCTGTCGCAAATTGATGCGAATACCTTAGACAATTTAACCATCGAAGCTATCGCTTTCGACTCCGGTTTTTCTTCTAAAACTTCTTTCTACCGCGCATTCAACCGCTTTTACGGATGTACACCATCTGAGTACCTAGAAACGCTAAAAACGCCTAATTAA
- a CDS encoding 3-hydroxyacyl-CoA dehydrogenase NAD-binding domain-containing protein, translating to MKINNVCILGAGTLGTRIALQAALSGFQVAVYDINAEAFVASKIVMAKILRSLSLTDEIIAKVKFTTDPAEAVAEADIISESVTEELPLKRQVWAQFSALAPAKTIFTTNTSYLLPSMLVDSVDRPSLFCAFHFHDVFYSKVVDIMPHPGTSEEVVSLLEDFGRALKQVPVIVRKENPGYVFNYMLMAVIGAAGKLRTKEIASIEDIDKSWMVNFHMPMGPFGILDSIGLDTAWHVTHNLEDAGSQAFAALLKTYIDAGKLGEKTGEGFYKYPAPAYKDPDFLV from the coding sequence ATGAAAATCAACAACGTGTGCATCTTAGGTGCCGGAACTTTAGGAACGAGAATTGCTTTACAGGCTGCTTTGTCAGGCTTTCAGGTAGCTGTTTATGATATTAATGCGGAGGCTTTTGTGGCTTCGAAGATAGTGATGGCTAAGATCCTAAGGTCGCTTTCGCTGACGGATGAAATTATTGCGAAGGTAAAATTCACGACGGATCCGGCGGAGGCCGTAGCTGAAGCGGATATTATATCGGAATCCGTGACGGAGGAATTGCCATTGAAACGTCAAGTGTGGGCACAATTTTCCGCTTTAGCGCCGGCTAAGACAATTTTTACGACGAATACCTCCTATTTATTGCCGTCTATGTTAGTGGACTCGGTGGATCGCCCTTCCCTATTTTGTGCGTTTCATTTCCACGATGTGTTTTACTCGAAAGTGGTGGATATCATGCCGCATCCTGGTACGTCTGAAGAAGTGGTGAGTCTATTAGAAGATTTTGGCAGAGCGCTGAAACAAGTCCCCGTGATCGTGAGAAAAGAGAATCCGGGCTATGTATTTAATTATATGCTGATGGCCGTGATAGGCGCAGCAGGAAAGCTAAGAACGAAAGAAATTGCGAGCATCGAAGATATCGATAAGTCCTGGATGGTGAATTTCCATATGCCCATGGGACCTTTTGGAATACTGGACTCGATTGGATTAGATACCGCTTGGCATGTCACCCATAACCTGGAGGATGCAGGTTCGCAGGCTTTTGCAGCCCTATTAAAGACCTATATCGACGCAGGAAAGCTAGGAGAAAAAACAGGGGAAGGATTTTATAAATACCCTGCCCCTGCCTATAAAGATCCTGATTTTCTAGTTTAA
- a CDS encoding SDR family NAD(P)-dependent oxidoreductase — MQAFSLKNQVALITGASKGIGFSIAEFFAEAGAKVVISSRDQPTLDQLAQELRDKGYEATGIACHVGKMDQLASLVSETIAKYGQIDILVNNAATNPTFGPIHETTLDAFDKIMNVNLKAPFELMRLCLPHLQKSANASVINISSVGGISPEPGLGIYSVSKAALISMTKAFAKEWGDFNIRVNAICPGLIKTKFSEALWSNDKILQHTLRQLPIKRIGTPEEIGATALYLASPGASYTTGAVITADGGLTI; from the coding sequence ATGCAGGCATTTTCATTGAAGAATCAAGTAGCCCTCATTACGGGCGCTAGCAAGGGAATCGGATTCAGTATTGCAGAGTTTTTTGCGGAGGCTGGAGCCAAGGTGGTCATCAGTAGTCGGGACCAACCTACCTTAGATCAGTTAGCCCAGGAATTGCGGGACAAAGGATATGAGGCGACAGGCATTGCGTGTCATGTGGGTAAGATGGATCAATTGGCTTCATTAGTTTCGGAGACGATTGCCAAATACGGTCAAATAGATATTCTTGTGAATAATGCGGCGACTAATCCGACTTTTGGCCCTATTCACGAAACCACGCTGGATGCTTTCGATAAGATTATGAACGTGAACCTGAAGGCTCCATTCGAGTTAATGCGTTTATGTCTGCCTCATTTGCAAAAATCTGCTAATGCGTCGGTGATTAACATTAGCTCTGTGGGCGGTATTTCCCCTGAACCTGGTCTAGGGATCTATAGTGTGAGTAAGGCGGCGCTTATTTCGATGACGAAGGCTTTTGCCAAAGAATGGGGCGACTTCAACATCCGCGTGAACGCCATTTGTCCGGGATTGATCAAGACGAAGTTTTCGGAGGCGCTTTGGTCCAATGATAAAATCCTTCAACATACGCTTCGCCAATTACCCATTAAACGTATAGGAACGCCAGAGGAAATCGGAGCGACCGCCTTATACCTTGCCTCACCAGGAGCGTCTTACACCACCGGAGCAGTGATTACTGCAGATGGCGGCTTAACCATTTAA
- a CDS encoding acyl-CoA dehydrogenase family protein, giving the protein MFISDKALELVPRYRAFLEKYIIPLEQGAIYGSFRAHLPALQALRIKAKEEGLFAPHLPVSHGGLGLSLVDFASISEVLGTSPLGHYVFNCNAPDIGNMELMHQFASPYLQETFLQPLERGEIRSCFAMTEPEHAGSNPVHMSTTAVRDGDEYVINGHKWFTSSADGASFTIVMAVTNPSAENKYERASMIVVPLDNPGYRMIRNIPIMGDEGEDYLSHSEVEFVNCRVPVSHLIGTEGSGFTLAQVRLGPGRIHHCMRWIGICERALGMMCDRAIERELNPGHSLAMQQTIQNWIAESAAEIKASRLLVLNTAHIIESKGAKAAKEDISTIKFYVSDVLMKVIDRAIQVHGALGITDDTLLSFWYRHERGARIYDGPDEVHKSVLAKSILKSRKG; this is encoded by the coding sequence ATGTTTATTTCAGATAAAGCGTTAGAACTAGTACCTCGTTACCGGGCATTCCTCGAGAAATACATTATTCCTCTAGAACAAGGGGCCATTTATGGTTCGTTTCGGGCTCATTTACCTGCCCTGCAAGCACTTCGCATTAAAGCGAAAGAAGAGGGCTTGTTCGCCCCTCACCTGCCCGTTTCGCATGGAGGACTTGGTTTGTCCTTAGTGGACTTCGCTTCAATCTCTGAGGTGTTAGGGACGAGTCCTTTGGGACATTACGTATTTAACTGTAATGCGCCTGATATAGGTAATATGGAGTTGATGCATCAATTCGCGTCTCCCTATTTACAAGAGACCTTTTTACAGCCATTAGAGCGCGGGGAGATTCGTTCATGTTTCGCAATGACAGAGCCGGAGCATGCGGGAAGTAATCCGGTGCATATGTCTACGACCGCTGTACGTGACGGAGATGAATATGTCATCAATGGACATAAATGGTTTACCTCCTCTGCGGACGGAGCGTCTTTCACGATTGTGATGGCGGTGACCAATCCTTCGGCGGAAAATAAGTATGAAAGGGCGAGTATGATTGTGGTTCCTTTGGATAATCCCGGATACCGGATGATCCGGAATATTCCCATTATGGGAGATGAAGGAGAAGACTACCTTTCACATAGTGAGGTGGAGTTTGTGAATTGCCGGGTGCCAGTGTCTCATTTGATTGGGACAGAAGGGTCTGGATTTACCTTAGCGCAGGTTCGTTTAGGACCAGGGCGGATTCACCATTGTATGCGCTGGATCGGGATTTGTGAGCGGGCTTTGGGGATGATGTGCGACCGCGCTATCGAGCGGGAATTAAATCCAGGACATTCGCTTGCCATGCAGCAGACGATTCAAAACTGGATTGCGGAGAGCGCAGCTGAAATAAAAGCTTCCCGCTTATTAGTGTTGAATACGGCACATATTATCGAGAGTAAGGGTGCTAAGGCAGCCAAGGAGGATATTTCTACGATCAAGTTCTATGTATCAGATGTGTTGATGAAGGTGATCGATCGGGCCATTCAGGTGCATGGAGCATTAGGGATTACGGATGATACTTTATTATCGTTCTGGTACCGTCACGAACGGGGCGCTAGGATTTATGATGGGCCCGATGAGGTGCATAAATCGGTTTTAGCGAAGAGCATTTTAAAATCACGGAAGGGCTAA
- a CDS encoding T9SS type A sorting domain-containing protein: MFRLLFFYLVLGCFSASAQSISPMTINVGGAASKSLDYSIGESTSIAYFHTTNQLSLSSGFIQSFTPLVTGIVNRVFEAGEEFVLSPNPATEYVRLKGALSKPGFVEFHLIDQQGRILDTYPATYYINYLEKEINITHLQGGTYFIRLIYTSSDDLKQAISFKFSRIN; this comes from the coding sequence ATGTTTCGACTCCTTTTCTTTTATTTAGTACTTGGTTGTTTTAGTGCCTCTGCTCAAAGCATCAGTCCTATGACGATCAATGTGGGTGGAGCGGCCAGTAAATCCCTTGACTACAGCATAGGCGAATCGACTTCCATTGCCTATTTCCATACAACGAATCAACTCAGTTTAAGTTCTGGATTTATTCAATCCTTTACACCCTTAGTGACAGGTATCGTAAATCGGGTTTTCGAAGCAGGAGAGGAGTTCGTTCTTTCCCCTAATCCGGCAACCGAATATGTTCGACTTAAGGGTGCTTTGTCTAAACCTGGATTTGTCGAATTTCACTTAATAGACCAGCAAGGTCGCATTCTTGATACCTACCCAGCCACTTATTATATTAATTACCTCGAAAAGGAAATAAACATCACCCATTTACAAGGAGGCACTTATTTCATTCGATTGATCTATACGTCCTCAGACGATCTTAAACAAGCTATATCATTCAAATTCAGTAGAATAAACTAA
- a CDS encoding zinc-dependent alcohol dehydrogenase family protein, with product MKQVVFHETGLPENVLHLEEIEKPTPAAKEALIRITARNINPSDMMFVQGLYGITPQLPSSAGFEASGVVEESATFPKGTRVMFTSVGTWKEYTCVPDAGLIPIPDGMTDEVACQAFVNPVTAYGMLETSCLQKGGSLLITAGASAWGKVVIQLAAMRGIHVIATVRQADQKQTLLDLGATAVIDVATDSLTKKVRDIFPEGVDYVFDAVGGDQGAKALNCLKTGGKMLVFGLLSQEPIPLNSGVLIFKKLSVEGWWLSSWWEELGSAGIQKAIKAVFSLLLSQEIKLDIQATYPLEQFKEAIIAYQTHGRTGKILLM from the coding sequence ATGAAACAAGTCGTATTTCACGAAACCGGATTACCCGAAAATGTCCTTCATTTAGAAGAAATCGAAAAGCCTACACCGGCGGCAAAGGAAGCGCTCATCCGCATCACTGCTCGTAATATCAATCCTTCGGATATGATGTTTGTGCAAGGTTTATATGGCATTACGCCTCAACTACCTAGTAGTGCGGGGTTTGAAGCCTCTGGTGTGGTGGAAGAATCGGCTACTTTCCCCAAAGGAACCCGTGTGATGTTTACCTCTGTAGGAACGTGGAAAGAATATACCTGTGTGCCGGATGCGGGATTGATTCCCATTCCTGACGGTATGACAGATGAGGTGGCTTGCCAGGCATTCGTGAATCCGGTGACGGCTTATGGGATGTTAGAGACATCTTGTTTGCAAAAAGGGGGTTCTTTATTGATTACGGCCGGGGCATCTGCCTGGGGTAAAGTCGTGATTCAATTAGCGGCTATGCGTGGTATTCACGTCATCGCTACGGTAAGGCAAGCAGATCAGAAGCAAACTTTATTGGATTTAGGCGCTACGGCGGTTATTGATGTCGCTACAGATAGTTTAACTAAAAAGGTAAGAGACATTTTCCCCGAAGGAGTGGATTATGTATTTGATGCGGTAGGAGGTGATCAAGGGGCCAAAGCCTTGAATTGCCTTAAAACTGGCGGAAAGATGCTTGTTTTTGGCCTATTAAGTCAAGAACCCATTCCCCTTAATTCAGGTGTCTTAATCTTCAAAAAACTAAGTGTGGAAGGCTGGTGGTTGAGCTCGTGGTGGGAAGAATTAGGATCAGCAGGCATTCAAAAAGCGATAAAAGCCGTTTTCTCTTTGTTGCTGAGCCAAGAAATCAAATTGGATATACAGGCAACTTATCCTTTGGAACAATTCAAGGAAGCAATAATTGCTTATCAGACGCATGGAAGAACGGGAAAAATACTATTGATGTAA
- a CDS encoding penicillin acylase family protein, translating to MKLKLLALCLITFWANAQQPIIRKDKITIARDTYGVPHIFAPTDPEVAYGLAWAHSEDDFKTIQTLILTGKGKLGTALGKKGAPVDFVFGLLNTRKVVDQQIKSMDPKFLQLVQGYLMGLEAYGKAHPSEVVNKHVFPIAIEDYIATTMFSVAIFCGVDKTLPKILDGSIPSLPGFTGEGSNAFAIKGSKSATGEPMLVINAHQPIEGATAFYEAHVQSEEGWNILGGLFPGGPLIFHGVTPNLAWAHTVNFQDKIDVYQLKTDKAHPDQYEVDGEWLPLVKRKIKLSIKGIPFPVSKMAYESIYGPTVKSPKGAYFSLRLPSLMDAGALQQWYAMNRSTNFTEFKAALNQNHLPMFNIMYADKEDNIFYISNGKMPYRNAKYNWASTLPGNTRETLWEKFKPLNELPQHLNPAAGYLFNTNHSPFMATAVNENLNPANYDKYDGYETYHNNRSQRAKDLIDTYDKIGWEDLKRIKFDRQLPAKILYPYGYDASVLFTLDAAKYPALATIIKGLKEWNHVTNIESVGALYYNIAYYGASKIRHTASKDPLTESEAVELTQYVHDFLMKHYGRLDVTLGEFQRLKRGEQDWPQAGMPDVLAAVMSEPMGESQRKMNSGDAYIGFVKFPKGGGLPLIETVNTFGASSHPESKHFADQRELYQAQKTKVMTLDKAEVLKNAERIYQPD from the coding sequence ATGAAATTAAAACTACTAGCTCTTTGTCTGATTACTTTTTGGGCAAATGCCCAACAACCAATTATCCGCAAGGATAAAATCACTATCGCGCGTGATACCTACGGTGTACCTCACATTTTTGCCCCTACGGATCCGGAGGTAGCTTACGGTTTAGCCTGGGCGCATTCAGAGGATGACTTTAAGACGATACAGACACTTATCCTCACGGGTAAGGGCAAATTAGGCACTGCCTTAGGAAAGAAAGGCGCTCCGGTGGATTTTGTCTTCGGCTTATTGAATACCCGCAAGGTGGTCGATCAGCAGATTAAGTCGATGGATCCTAAATTCCTGCAACTCGTGCAAGGGTATTTGATGGGTCTAGAGGCCTACGGGAAAGCGCATCCATCGGAAGTCGTGAACAAGCACGTGTTTCCCATAGCTATCGAAGATTATATCGCGACGACGATGTTTTCTGTGGCGATTTTCTGTGGGGTTGACAAAACTTTACCTAAGATATTAGATGGCTCCATTCCCTCACTTCCCGGCTTCACAGGAGAGGGAAGTAATGCCTTTGCCATTAAGGGCTCGAAATCGGCTACTGGAGAGCCAATGTTAGTCATTAATGCGCATCAGCCCATCGAGGGCGCTACTGCTTTCTACGAGGCACACGTGCAGTCAGAAGAGGGTTGGAATATCTTGGGAGGTTTATTCCCGGGTGGCCCATTGATCTTCCACGGAGTAACACCTAATCTCGCTTGGGCGCATACGGTGAACTTCCAAGATAAAATCGACGTCTATCAATTAAAGACGGACAAAGCACATCCGGATCAATACGAGGTAGATGGCGAATGGTTGCCTTTAGTAAAGAGAAAAATAAAACTGAGCATCAAAGGGATTCCTTTCCCCGTTTCAAAGATGGCCTACGAATCCATCTATGGCCCTACAGTAAAATCGCCGAAAGGGGCTTATTTCTCTTTACGTCTTCCGTCCCTAATGGATGCGGGGGCTCTTCAGCAATGGTACGCCATGAACCGCTCTACGAACTTCACGGAATTCAAGGCGGCCTTGAACCAGAATCACCTGCCTATGTTCAACATTATGTACGCAGATAAGGAAGACAATATCTTTTATATCTCGAATGGAAAGATGCCGTATCGTAATGCCAAATACAACTGGGCCTCCACACTACCAGGAAACACGCGGGAGACACTTTGGGAAAAATTCAAACCACTGAATGAATTACCGCAGCACCTAAATCCAGCGGCTGGATATTTGTTTAATACGAATCACTCGCCCTTTATGGCGACGGCGGTAAATGAGAATCTGAATCCGGCGAACTATGATAAATACGACGGTTACGAGACCTATCACAATAACCGTTCACAGCGGGCTAAGGACTTAATTGATACCTACGACAAAATAGGCTGGGAGGATTTGAAGCGCATCAAGTTCGATCGCCAATTACCAGCGAAGATTTTATATCCCTATGGATACGATGCTTCGGTACTTTTCACGCTAGATGCAGCTAAATACCCGGCCTTAGCGACCATCATAAAAGGCTTGAAAGAATGGAACCACGTAACCAATATTGAGAGTGTGGGCGCCTTGTATTATAACATTGCCTATTATGGGGCATCTAAAATCAGACATACGGCTTCTAAAGATCCCTTAACAGAATCGGAAGCAGTGGAGCTAACGCAATACGTGCACGATTTCTTGATGAAACACTATGGCCGCTTGGACGTGACGCTAGGGGAGTTTCAACGCTTGAAAAGAGGAGAACAAGATTGGCCGCAAGCCGGAATGCCAGATGTGTTAGCGGCGGTCATGTCCGAGCCTATGGGCGAATCACAACGCAAAATGAATAGCGGTGATGCCTACATAGGATTTGTGAAGTTTCCCAAAGGGGGTGGTTTACCACTCATTGAGACGGTGAATACCTTTGGCGCTAGTTCACATCCTGAGTCGAAACACTTCGCGGATCAACGCGAACTATACCAAGCGCAGAAGACGAAGGTAATGACTTTGGACAAAGCCGAAGTATTAAAAAATGCAGAACGGATATATCAACCTGATTAA
- a CDS encoding phosphotransferase family protein, with amino-acid sequence MEGFEKLPAYLGVPSVEVTAFPGGFSNLTYQVCAGEETYVLRRPPHGLKIAKAHDMIREFRVLQALEKAGYTKMPHPISACEDESILGAPFFLMEKVDGMIIRNRPPAEATGAFFRQLSTSALDVLINLHSLELSDSGLGALGKPEGYAFRQAQGWAERFQKAKTSEVTSIEEAFQWLLSAIPSSSDVAFIHNDFKYDNLVITTTGEVQAVLDWEMATVGDPLMDLGTTLAYWAEAEDEDILKMFNLSYVQGNFSRREVIDYYASKTGRNVSEMVFYYVFGLCKVATIAQQIYQRFSLGYSKDPRFSVLHQVVEAAGRKAIASIQTGNI; translated from the coding sequence ATGGAAGGCTTTGAAAAATTACCCGCTTATTTAGGCGTTCCTTCGGTGGAGGTTACAGCTTTTCCTGGCGGATTCTCGAATCTGACTTATCAGGTATGCGCTGGTGAGGAGACGTATGTGTTGCGCAGACCTCCGCACGGATTGAAGATTGCCAAAGCCCATGATATGATTCGGGAGTTTCGGGTATTACAAGCCTTGGAAAAGGCGGGTTATACGAAGATGCCGCATCCCATTTCAGCCTGCGAAGATGAGTCTATCCTAGGGGCTCCTTTTTTCCTCATGGAGAAGGTGGACGGAATGATCATTAGAAATCGTCCACCGGCGGAGGCTACTGGAGCATTTTTTCGGCAACTCTCGACGTCTGCACTCGATGTCTTAATTAATTTACATTCACTGGAATTAAGTGATTCTGGCTTAGGTGCTTTAGGAAAACCGGAGGGTTATGCGTTCCGTCAGGCGCAAGGTTGGGCGGAACGTTTTCAGAAGGCGAAGACTTCGGAGGTAACTTCCATCGAGGAGGCATTCCAATGGCTTCTTTCTGCGATTCCTTCCAGCTCTGACGTCGCCTTCATTCACAATGATTTCAAATACGATAACTTGGTCATTACGACTACAGGAGAAGTTCAGGCCGTGTTGGATTGGGAGATGGCTACCGTGGGAGATCCGCTGATGGATTTGGGAACGACTTTGGCCTATTGGGCGGAGGCCGAAGATGAGGATATTCTAAAGATGTTTAATCTCTCGTATGTACAGGGAAATTTTAGCCGCCGCGAGGTGATTGACTATTATGCCTCCAAAACGGGGCGGAATGTGAGTGAGATGGTTTTCTACTATGTGTTTGGGCTATGTAAAGTGGCCACTATCGCTCAGCAGATCTACCAGCGTTTTAGTTTAGGGTATTCAAAAGACCCGCGTTTTAGTGTTCTACATCAAGTCGTGGAGGCCGCTGGCCGAAAAGCGATCGCATCTATTCAAACAGGTAACATATGA